The Streptococcus equi subsp. equi nucleotide sequence TGCAAATTCTGTGCACCAATGATGGCATAAAGCTGATCTTGGTAGGTAAAGAGCTGGGGGTCACGAAAATGCTCTGTGACATCATCTGGCTTGTCAATGAGCACCTGCTCACATTTTGTGATGTGGCCTGATTGGTCCATCCAGGCACCTATTTGTAGTGGGTGGCGTACCCAATCCTTGCTGCGGACATTTCCTGTATAGCATAAAAAGAGTTTGTCACCAATAGGATAAGCAGAGCCGGAATAAGCGCCATGACTATCGTTTTGATGATCCGGCAGCAACCGAGTTTTGGTTTCTGTAAAATGCACCAAGTCAGTTGATGTGGTGTGTACCCATTGCTTTAGACCATGAGCTGCTCCAAAGGGCCAATTTTGATAGAAAAGCTGAAAGCTGCCAGCAAAATAAGAAAAGCCATTTGGGTCATTGAGGAGACCTGTACGAGCTTCTATATGGAAATGGCTGCGCCATAAAGACTGGGCCACCTTTTGTTGGATTGCTTGATAGGCTTCCTTGCTCCATTCTTGATATGGTCGGTAGCGAATAGATCTTGGTAAATCCATGTCAGGTCTCCTTAGGTATTGGTCATTTTTATTCATATGATAAACGTTTTCTCTCTAAAAATCAACTTTTTTAATTATTTTAAACAAAATATATGTCAAACGCTTGACATAAAAAATATTCGTGTTAAAATGATAGCAAGAAGTGAAGCGGATTCACAATAGTAAATTGAAAGACCATCTTGAGTCGGACAGTAGGGTAGGTCCGCCAATATTGGATAGGCTCAAGAAAAGCTATTTCGATAGACTATAACAGACAAAAAAGGAGATGCTATCGGTATGGATAATCATCAGATTGCAAAAGAGGTTATCGAGGCCTTAGGCGGTCGTGAAAATGTCAGAAGTGTGGCTCATTGTGCGACGCGGCTGCGGGTTATGGTTCATGACGAGGGTAAGATCAATAAGGAAAAAGCAGAGGCTATTGATAAGGTTAAGGGTGCTTTTTTCAACTCAGGCCAATATCAGCTGATTTTTGGGACAGGTACGGTTAATAGCATTTATGATGAGGTTGTAGCTCTAGGGCTTCCAGCTGCTTTGGCAGGTGAGCAAAAGGAGCAAGTGGTCAAGTCTGGAAATGCCTTTCAGCGGGCTATTCGTACCTTTGGTGATGTCTTTGTTCCGATCATTCCTGCTATTGTGGCGATAGGGCTGTTTATGGGTGTACGGGGTCTCTTGACGCAGCCGGCTGTTATGGAGTTCTTTGGTATTCATGACTATGGCGACAATTTCCTCATGTACACTCGGATTTTAACAGATACGGCCTTTGTCTACCTGCCGGCCTTGGTTGCTTGGTCAGCCTTTAGGGTATTTGGTGGCAACCCTATCATTGGGATTGTCCTTGGCTTGATGCTCGTCTCTAATGAGTTGCCAAATGCTTGGGTGGTAGCCTCAGGAGGTGATGTTAAGCCCTTAACTTTCTTTGGTTTTGTTCCAGTTGTTGGTTATCAAGGTACGGTATTGCCAGCCTTCTTTGTTGGTCTGGTTGGTGCCAAGCTGGAAAAGTGGCTGCATAAGCGGGTGCCTGATGCGCTTGATTTGTTGGCAACGCCGTTTTTGACCTTTGCTATTATGAGTGCCTTGGGGCTCTTTGTGATTGGGCCTATCTTTCACTCCTTGGAAAACCTTGTTCTTGCAGGGACACAAGCAGTTTTAGGTCTGCCTTTTGGGATTGCCGGCCTTGTTATTGGGGGTGTTCAGCAGCTGATTGTTGTGACAGGTATCCATCATATTTTCAATTTCTTGGAGGCGCAGCTAGTTGCCAATACAGGAAAGGATCCCTTTAACGCTTATTTGACAGCTGCTACGGCCGCCCAAGCAGGAGCAACTCTAGCGGTTGCTGTTAAAACCAAGTCTGCAAAATTAAAGGGTTTAGCCTTTCCATCAGCTCTGTCAGCTCTTTTAGGGATTACTGAGCCGGCTATCTTTGGGGTTAATCTCCGCTACCCAAAGGTATTTGTCTCAGGACTTATCGGGGGCGCAGCTGGTGGCTGGGTTGCAGGGATTCTTGGCATTGCTGGTACCGGCTTTGGGATTACGGTTTTGCCTGGTGCACTGCTGTATCTTAATGGTCAGCTACTACAGTACCTTGTGACACTGTTGGTTGGGCTTGGTCTAGCTTTTGTGATTGCCTATATTTGGGGATTCAAGGACAAGAGTGACCAAGAAGCACCGGCTACCCAAGTAAAATCAGAGCCTGCGCAAAAAGCCTCTGCTGCTGAGGAGCTGCTTAGTCCAGTTGCAGGGGAGTTGATTGATTTGTCATCGGTTGCTGATCCTGTCTTTTCGTCAGGAAGCATGGGCCAAGGCGTTGCCATCAAGCCTGAAGGGCGCATTCTCTGCTCACCGGTAGATGGCAGGGTAGAGGCTGCCCTTGAGACAGGTCATGCTTACGTCATCAAATCAGATAAGGGAGCAGAAATCCTACTGCATATTGGTATTGATACCGTTTCAATGGCAGGTGAGGGCTTTGAAACCTTTGTTAAGGTTGGTCAGATGGTCAAGGCTGGTGATGCTCTTGGAAGCTTTGATATTGCAAGGATTCAGCAGGCGGGCCTTGATACTACAACCATGCTGCTTGTCACCAATAGCGCAGATGTTCATGCTGTTCAGATTTTGGCACAAGGTAAGGTGACTGTTGGCAGTCCAGTGATCCTTGTAAAATAATTTGAAAAGAGTTGATGATTTCATCTCTTTTTACATGTAAGATTAAAATATTCACCATAAAATTACAGAAATTAAAAGACCTTAAGTTTCTT carries:
- the bglF_1 gene encoding sucrose-specific phosphotransferase system (PTS), IIABC component, translating into MDNHQIAKEVIEALGGRENVRSVAHCATRLRVMVHDEGKINKEKAEAIDKVKGAFFNSGQYQLIFGTGTVNSIYDEVVALGLPAALAGEQKEQVVKSGNAFQRAIRTFGDVFVPIIPAIVAIGLFMGVRGLLTQPAVMEFFGIHDYGDNFLMYTRILTDTAFVYLPALVAWSAFRVFGGNPIIGIVLGLMLVSNELPNAWVVASGGDVKPLTFFGFVPVVGYQGTVLPAFFVGLVGAKLEKWLHKRVPDALDLLATPFLTFAIMSALGLFVIGPIFHSLENLVLAGTQAVLGLPFGIAGLVIGGVQQLIVVTGIHHIFNFLEAQLVANTGKDPFNAYLTAATAAQAGATLAVAVKTKSAKLKGLAFPSALSALLGITEPAIFGVNLRYPKVFVSGLIGGAAGGWVAGILGIAGTGFGITVLPGALLYLNGQLLQYLVTLLVGLGLAFVIAYIWGFKDKSDQEAPATQVKSEPAQKASAAEELLSPVAGELIDLSSVADPVFSSGSMGQGVAIKPEGRILCSPVDGRVEAALETGHAYVIKSDKGAEILLHIGIDTVSMAGEGFETFVKVGQMVKAGDALGSFDIARIQQAGLDTTTMLLVTNSADVHAVQILAQGKVTVGSPVILVK